The proteins below are encoded in one region of Mycobacterium pseudokansasii:
- a CDS encoding Zn-ribbon domain-containing OB-fold protein, with protein MSAQPLLIEHCDSCGHWVHPATGECRGCGGPLVARPVSGRGAVFTYTVNYHPYNPDIPTPYVIALVELSEQSGLRVAANIVDCEPDSVTCGMPVELCSQQGSGGAPQFAPRI; from the coding sequence GTGTCTGCCCAGCCTCTGCTCATCGAGCATTGTGACAGTTGCGGACACTGGGTGCATCCGGCGACCGGCGAATGCCGGGGCTGCGGAGGGCCGCTGGTGGCTCGGCCGGTGTCTGGGCGCGGCGCGGTGTTCACCTACACGGTCAACTACCACCCGTACAACCCGGACATCCCGACCCCCTACGTGATTGCCCTGGTGGAGCTCAGCGAGCAGAGCGGGCTACGTGTTGCCGCCAATATTGTTGACTGCGAACCGGATTCGGTGACATGCGGAATGCCCGTCGAACTCTGTTCGCAGCAGGGTTCCGGCGGGGCTCCACAGTTCGCGCCCCGCATCTAG
- a CDS encoding anti-sigma factor RsbA family regulatory protein encodes MTIGTETERRGFVHSALLYHSQREYLDFLGRFVADGLALGEPVLVAVPADRLALLRTELGAPGRATAELRMIDISRAARNPSRFLAIANSFAATYADRRVRIVSQLIWPGRTVGESLACVQDEALINRALAHHNVTGLCLYDAERLDDELLANARATHPLLWKCGSAYHSADYAPDEALARCNQPLPHNPGAVTYLVRHSSDLGPARSFAVDYAGWVGLSQDGLEDLRLITTELATNSLQYTGGACQLAFWRHDEHLVCEARDSGQFDQPLVGRQPPSASATASRGLFLVNAMADLVRTHTTANSTTIQAYLRLRPSAAAVG; translated from the coding sequence ATGACGATTGGCACGGAAACCGAGCGACGAGGCTTCGTCCATTCCGCGCTGTTGTACCACTCCCAGCGGGAGTATCTGGATTTCCTCGGGCGCTTCGTGGCCGACGGGTTGGCGCTCGGCGAGCCGGTTCTGGTCGCGGTACCAGCGGACCGGCTGGCATTGCTGCGCACCGAACTGGGTGCCCCCGGTCGCGCTACGGCGGAGCTTCGCATGATCGACATCTCCCGTGCCGCACGCAATCCGAGCCGATTCCTGGCCATAGCGAATTCCTTCGCGGCCACATACGCCGATCGGCGGGTGCGGATCGTCAGCCAGCTCATCTGGCCCGGCCGTACCGTCGGCGAGTCTCTGGCCTGCGTGCAGGACGAGGCGTTGATCAACCGCGCGCTGGCACATCACAACGTCACGGGGCTGTGTCTCTACGACGCCGAGCGGCTCGACGACGAATTGCTGGCGAACGCCCGTGCTACCCATCCGCTGTTGTGGAAGTGCGGGTCGGCGTATCACAGTGCCGATTACGCGCCCGATGAGGCGCTGGCGCGCTGCAATCAACCGCTACCGCACAACCCGGGCGCGGTGACCTACCTGGTGCGCCACAGCAGCGACCTGGGGCCGGCGCGTTCGTTCGCCGTCGACTACGCCGGATGGGTCGGACTGTCGCAAGACGGCCTGGAGGATTTGCGATTGATCACCACCGAGCTGGCAACCAACAGCCTGCAATACACCGGCGGAGCGTGCCAGCTTGCCTTCTGGCGGCATGATGAGCATCTGGTCTGCGAGGCGCGCGACAGCGGACAGTTCGATCAACCACTCGTTGGACGCCAACCTCCGAGCGCCAGCGCAACCGCCAGCCGCGGGCTGTTTCTGGTCAACGCCATGGCGGATTTGGTGCGCACCCACACCACGGCAAACAGCACCACCATTCAGGCATACCTTCGGCTCAGGCCGTCGGCGGCTGCCGTGGGCTAG
- a CDS encoding thiolase family protein: MNYFEKDAILSGIGISRIGRRTGIPGLELTMEAVRAAIDDAGLVAADIDGIATLGDTPAADVNAELRIDAGDCGSGFGTGGLLSPVMSACRAVAERHARHVVVYRTIQMLGGTVPVKPQDDAPAPPLARMLDLPEGAPRPVVGPMDDITDLIAAHAYSAANWLALNCRRHMELYGTTKEQLGWVALNGRRNAALNPLAVYREPMTMADYLGARPVSTPFGLLDCDVPIDGSIAVVVSHAEYARDCPHRAVAVEAIGGSDGAGGWFHRDDYPKMAMSDAAAQMWSRSELTPADLDVAQLYDGFTFLTIAWLEALGICADGGAGPFVEGGARIARDGELPLNTYGGQLSGGRMHGYWALHEGCLQLRGEAGERQVAQRPEVGVVSVGGGPVAGCMLLTC; the protein is encoded by the coding sequence GTGAACTATTTCGAAAAGGACGCGATCCTATCCGGCATCGGTATTTCGCGCATCGGCCGGCGCACCGGCATCCCCGGGCTGGAACTGACGATGGAGGCGGTGCGGGCCGCCATCGACGACGCCGGTCTGGTCGCCGCCGACATCGACGGCATCGCGACCCTGGGCGACACTCCTGCTGCCGACGTCAACGCCGAGCTACGGATCGACGCCGGGGACTGCGGATCCGGTTTCGGCACGGGCGGACTGCTGAGTCCGGTGATGTCGGCGTGCCGCGCGGTGGCCGAGCGGCACGCCCGCCATGTGGTGGTCTACCGGACCATCCAGATGCTGGGCGGCACGGTCCCGGTGAAACCGCAGGACGATGCGCCGGCCCCGCCGTTGGCGCGGATGCTGGACCTCCCCGAAGGCGCCCCGCGCCCCGTCGTCGGGCCGATGGACGACATCACCGATCTGATTGCCGCACATGCCTATTCGGCGGCGAACTGGCTGGCGTTGAATTGCCGGCGACACATGGAGCTCTACGGAACCACCAAGGAGCAGTTGGGCTGGGTTGCCCTCAACGGCCGCCGCAATGCGGCGTTGAATCCCCTTGCCGTCTATCGCGAACCGATGACGATGGCCGACTATCTGGGTGCGCGACCGGTGTCGACGCCATTCGGATTGCTGGATTGCGATGTGCCCATCGACGGCTCCATCGCGGTGGTGGTCTCGCATGCGGAGTATGCCCGCGATTGCCCGCACCGGGCCGTGGCAGTCGAGGCGATAGGCGGATCCGACGGCGCCGGCGGGTGGTTTCATCGCGACGACTATCCCAAGATGGCGATGTCGGACGCGGCGGCGCAGATGTGGTCGCGGTCCGAACTGACACCGGCCGACCTCGACGTCGCCCAGCTGTACGACGGCTTTACGTTCCTGACCATTGCCTGGCTGGAGGCGCTGGGAATCTGCGCCGACGGCGGCGCCGGCCCGTTCGTCGAGGGCGGGGCGCGGATCGCCCGTGACGGCGAGCTGCCGTTGAACACCTACGGAGGCCAACTTTCGGGCGGGCGCATGCACGGCTACTGGGCATTGCACGAGGGGTGTCTGCAGTTGCGCGGCGAGGCGGGGGAGCGGCAGGTGGCTCAGCGTCCGGAGGTCGGCGTGGTGTCCGTGGGCGGGGGTCCGGTAGCCGGATGCATGCTGCTGACATGCTGA
- a CDS encoding SDR family NAD(P)-dependent oxidoreductase has translation MEISGKKVVVIGGASGMGRATAELLAERGAHVAVLDRENSDGKAVAEGLGGAFYPVDVTDFTGTEETLQTAVDNLGGLHVAVTTAGGGIAKRTLTKSGPHDLESFQSVIDLNLIATFNISRLAAAHMAKNDPEDPESTGERGVIINTASIAAFEGQIGQVAYTAAKAAIAGMCLTMARDLGSMGIRVLAIAPSLFLTGLTAMVPDEMAAQLTKDAAFPKRMGRPIEYAKLAAAIVDNPMLNGQCIRLDAGQRFAPK, from the coding sequence ATGGAGATCAGCGGCAAGAAGGTCGTGGTCATCGGCGGTGCGTCGGGGATGGGTCGGGCCACGGCCGAGTTGCTGGCCGAACGTGGCGCGCACGTCGCGGTGCTCGACCGCGAGAACTCCGACGGCAAGGCCGTCGCCGAGGGGCTCGGCGGCGCGTTCTACCCGGTCGACGTCACCGACTTCACCGGAACCGAAGAGACCCTGCAAACGGCGGTCGACAACCTCGGCGGCCTGCATGTCGCGGTCACGACCGCAGGCGGCGGCATCGCCAAGCGGACCCTGACCAAATCCGGCCCACATGACCTCGAATCCTTCCAGTCGGTCATCGATCTCAACCTCATCGCCACCTTCAACATCAGCCGGCTGGCGGCCGCCCACATGGCCAAGAACGACCCGGAAGACCCCGAATCGACAGGAGAGCGCGGCGTCATCATCAACACCGCATCCATCGCGGCCTTCGAGGGCCAGATCGGTCAGGTCGCCTACACCGCCGCCAAGGCCGCGATCGCCGGCATGTGCCTGACCATGGCCCGTGACCTGGGGTCGATGGGAATCCGGGTGCTGGCCATCGCGCCTAGCCTGTTCCTGACCGGGCTGACCGCCATGGTTCCCGACGAGATGGCAGCGCAGCTGACCAAAGACGCCGCCTTCCCGAAGCGGATGGGCCGGCCCATCGAGTACGCCAAGCTGGCGGCGGCCATCGTGGACAACCCGATGCTCAACGGCCAGTGCATCCGCCTCGATGCCGGCCAGCGGTTCGCGCCCAAGTAA
- a CDS encoding ATP-dependent DNA ligase gives MLLLDVSTTSLDVGATSSRLSKVERIADLLRRAAPDPELVAIIVAWLSGELPQRHIGVGWASLRSLPPPAGHPTLTVAGVDAAFSEIGATSGSGSQARRAQLVSELFSAATESEQTLLLRLLSGELRQGALTGIMTDAVAKAAAIPASAVQRAAMLGGDLPAVAAAGLTGGAAALDAFTLRVGRPVGPMLAQTATGVADALERHDGTTIFEAKLDGARVQIHRAGDDVTVFTRSLDDVTARLPEVVEATLALPVRELVADGEAIALRPDHRPHRFQVTASRFGRSVDVAAARATQPLSVFFFDILHRDGDDLLDAPTTERLAVLDAVVPVRHRVDRLITSEAAAAAAFLDATLTAGHEGVMAKAPGAPYQAGRRGAGWLKVKPVHTLDLVVLAVEWGSGRRRGKLSNIHLGARDPASGEYLMVGKTFKGMTDAMLDWQTARFTELAIGGTDGYVVRLRPEQVVEVAVDGVQGSSRYPGGVALRFARVLRYRDDKSPDEADTIDAVRALH, from the coding sequence GTGCTCCTTCTCGACGTGTCCACTACCTCACTTGACGTGGGCGCCACCTCGTCGCGACTGAGCAAGGTCGAACGCATCGCCGACCTGCTTCGCCGCGCCGCGCCCGACCCCGAGCTGGTGGCGATCATCGTGGCGTGGCTCTCCGGGGAACTGCCACAGCGGCACATCGGCGTCGGCTGGGCGTCGTTGCGGTCGCTGCCGCCGCCGGCTGGGCATCCGACGCTGACCGTCGCGGGCGTCGACGCGGCTTTCTCCGAGATCGGTGCCACCTCGGGCAGCGGCTCGCAGGCGCGCCGCGCGCAGCTGGTCTCCGAGTTGTTCTCGGCGGCAACCGAATCCGAGCAGACCTTGCTGCTGCGGCTGCTCAGCGGTGAGCTGCGCCAGGGTGCGCTGACCGGGATCATGACCGACGCCGTAGCCAAAGCGGCCGCAATCCCCGCCAGCGCAGTGCAGCGCGCCGCCATGCTGGGCGGTGATCTGCCGGCGGTCGCCGCGGCGGGCCTGACCGGCGGGGCGGCGGCGCTGGACGCCTTCACCCTACGGGTGGGCCGGCCGGTGGGCCCGATGCTGGCGCAGACCGCGACCGGTGTGGCGGACGCGCTCGAACGCCACGACGGCACGACGATATTCGAGGCCAAGCTGGACGGTGCCCGAGTACAGATTCACCGCGCCGGCGACGACGTCACCGTCTTCACCAGAAGCCTCGACGACGTCACCGCTCGGCTGCCGGAGGTCGTGGAGGCAACGCTGGCGCTGCCGGTGCGCGAGCTGGTCGCCGATGGTGAGGCGATCGCGTTGCGACCCGACCACCGTCCGCATCGCTTCCAGGTCACCGCGTCCCGGTTCGGCCGATCGGTCGATGTAGCGGCCGCCCGTGCAACGCAGCCGCTTTCGGTGTTCTTCTTCGACATCTTGCATCGCGACGGCGATGACCTGCTCGACGCGCCGACCACCGAACGGCTGGCCGTCCTGGACGCCGTCGTACCCGTCAGACACCGGGTGGACCGGCTGATCACGTCCGAGGCGGCGGCCGCGGCCGCCTTTCTGGACGCGACACTGACCGCGGGTCATGAAGGTGTGATGGCCAAGGCGCCAGGAGCGCCATACCAAGCCGGGCGTCGCGGCGCGGGATGGCTCAAGGTCAAGCCGGTGCACACGCTGGATCTGGTGGTGCTGGCCGTGGAGTGGGGTTCGGGCCGCCGTCGCGGAAAGCTGTCCAACATTCACCTGGGCGCACGGGATCCGGCCAGCGGCGAATACCTCATGGTGGGCAAGACCTTCAAGGGGATGACCGACGCCATGCTGGACTGGCAGACCGCCCGGTTCACCGAGCTAGCCATCGGTGGCACGGACGGGTATGTCGTCCGGCTGCGCCCCGAGCAAGTGGTCGAGGTGGCAGTGGATGGGGTGCAGGGTTCGTCGCGTTATCCGGGCGGCGTCGCGTTGCGGTT
- a CDS encoding FadR/GntR family transcriptional regulator, with amino-acid sequence MNVEPPAARTDKRAAQIARCIEADVVRRGWPVGASLGSEGALQKRYGASRSVLREAVRLVEHHQVARMRRGPNGGLLICAPDAGPATRAVVIYLEYRGTTLDDLLDARLVLEPLAAALAAEQIDEAGIERLRAVLGAEQQQPGLPAARDEFHVALAQQSKNPVLQLFIEVSMRLTRRYARSSRTDSATEALQALDRLHDDHSGIAAAVTAGDSARAKALSERHVQAVTVWLQQHRRGDRSGRARSRQVRRLDPEAPRGKLAEVLAAAIADDIVASGWQVDSVFGTEAALLERYRVSRAVLREAVRLLEYHTIAHMRRGPGGGLVVTRPQAQASIDTIALYLQYRKPSREDLRCVGDAIEIANVAKVVQLRNEPEVAAMLDTLDPSTDFVDVAADEAAGEMRKAAAEEFRFHIGLAQLAGNALLELFLRIIAELFRRHWSSTRGQPPTAADVVAVEHAHLRILQAIRAGDDSLARYRIRRHLDAATSWWL; translated from the coding sequence TTGAATGTAGAGCCACCGGCAGCCCGGACCGACAAGCGAGCCGCGCAGATCGCCCGTTGCATCGAGGCCGACGTCGTCCGCCGCGGCTGGCCAGTCGGGGCATCGCTGGGCTCGGAAGGCGCTCTGCAAAAGCGATACGGCGCCAGCCGGTCGGTGCTGCGCGAAGCCGTTCGGCTCGTCGAGCACCATCAGGTGGCGCGGATGCGTCGCGGGCCCAACGGCGGGCTGCTCATCTGTGCACCCGATGCCGGACCGGCGACCCGCGCGGTCGTCATCTATCTCGAATACCGGGGCACCACACTGGACGACCTCCTGGATGCGCGTCTGGTGCTCGAGCCGCTGGCCGCCGCTCTTGCCGCCGAACAGATCGACGAAGCCGGAATCGAGCGGCTGCGGGCGGTGTTGGGTGCGGAGCAGCAGCAGCCGGGGTTGCCCGCCGCTCGCGACGAGTTCCATGTGGCGCTCGCACAGCAATCGAAAAACCCTGTCCTACAGCTGTTTATCGAAGTCTCGATGCGACTGACCAGGCGCTACGCGCGGTCCTCGCGGACCGACTCGGCGACCGAGGCGCTGCAGGCGTTGGACCGGCTGCACGACGACCATTCGGGAATCGCCGCGGCAGTCACCGCCGGTGATTCCGCGCGCGCCAAGGCGCTCAGCGAGCGGCACGTCCAAGCGGTGACCGTCTGGCTGCAGCAGCATCGGCGAGGCGATCGGTCTGGGCGGGCAAGGTCCCGACAGGTCCGGCGGCTGGACCCCGAGGCGCCCCGCGGCAAGCTCGCCGAAGTGCTGGCCGCCGCGATCGCCGACGATATCGTCGCCAGCGGTTGGCAGGTCGACTCGGTTTTCGGAACCGAGGCTGCGCTGCTGGAACGTTATCGCGTAAGCCGCGCGGTGCTGCGGGAAGCGGTGCGGCTGCTGGAATACCACACGATCGCCCACATGCGCCGGGGGCCCGGCGGTGGACTGGTCGTCACCCGGCCCCAGGCGCAGGCCAGCATCGACACCATCGCGCTGTACCTGCAGTACCGCAAGCCGAGTCGTGAAGACCTACGCTGCGTGGGGGATGCGATCGAGATCGCGAACGTGGCCAAAGTCGTGCAGCTTCGTAACGAGCCCGAGGTGGCGGCCATGCTCGACACGCTGGACCCGTCGACGGATTTCGTGGATGTCGCCGCCGACGAGGCAGCAGGCGAAATGCGTAAGGCCGCGGCCGAGGAATTCCGGTTCCATATCGGCCTGGCTCAGCTGGCCGGCAATGCGCTGCTGGAGCTGTTTCTCCGGATAATCGCCGAACTATTTCGCCGGCACTGGTCCAGCACCCGGGGGCAGCCACCGACCGCGGCCGACGTCGTCGCCGTCGAACACGCCCACCTGCGGATTCTGCAGGCGATCCGCGCCGGCGACGACAGCCTGGCCCGCTACCGCATCCGTCGCCATCTGGACGCGGCGACGTCATGGTGGCTCTAG
- a CDS encoding acyl-CoA dehydrogenase — translation MGIALTDDHRELAEVARGFLTAQKARWAARSLLDAAEEQRPPFWPQLVELGWLGLHIDEEHGGSGYGLPELVVVIEELGRTVAPGPFVPTVIASAVIAKEGTAEQKTRLLPGLIDGSVTAGVGLDGRVQVTDGVADGEAGVVLGAGLADLLLVTAGDDVLVLDRGRAGVSVDVPENLDPTRRSGRVRLTKVTISADDILPGARESALARARTLLAAEAVGGAADCVDAAVAYAKVRQQFGRTIATFQAVKHHCANMLVAVESGIAAVWDAARAASEDEEQFRLIAAVAAALAFPAYARNAELNIQVHGGIGFTWEHDAHLHLRRALVTAGLLGGDAPARDVFDRAAAGATRANSLDLPPEAEELRIRIRADAAEIAALDKKAQLDKLIETGYVMPHWPIPWGRAADAVEQLVIEEEFGKAGIKRPDYSITGWVILTLIQHGTAWQVERFVEKALRQEEIWCQLFSEPDAGSDAASVKTRATRVDGGWKINGQKVWTSGAQYCARGLATVRTDPDVPKHAGITTVIIDMKSPGVEVRPLRQITGGSEFNEVFFNDVFVPDEDVVGAPNSGWTVARATLGNERVSIGGSGSFYEGLAAKLVQLAQRGADRLAGAEVRVGYFLAEDHALRLLNLRRAARSVEGAGPGPEGNVTKLKLAEHMIEGAALSAALLGPEIALLEGPGAVVGRMVMGARGMAIAGGTSEVTRNQIAERILGMPRDPLIN, via the coding sequence ATGGGTATCGCACTCACCGACGACCACCGCGAACTCGCCGAGGTAGCCCGCGGGTTTCTGACAGCCCAGAAGGCCCGCTGGGCAGCGCGGTCACTGCTCGATGCGGCCGAGGAACAGCGACCGCCCTTCTGGCCGCAGCTGGTCGAACTCGGCTGGCTGGGTCTGCACATCGACGAAGAGCACGGCGGGTCCGGCTACGGGCTGCCCGAACTCGTGGTGGTGATCGAAGAACTCGGCCGCACGGTGGCGCCGGGACCGTTCGTGCCCACCGTCATCGCTTCGGCGGTGATCGCCAAAGAGGGCACCGCCGAGCAGAAAACCCGGCTGCTGCCAGGCCTGATCGACGGAAGCGTCACCGCGGGCGTGGGTCTCGACGGCCGGGTGCAGGTCACCGATGGCGTCGCCGACGGCGAGGCGGGTGTCGTCCTGGGTGCCGGGCTGGCCGATCTGCTGCTGGTCACGGCCGGGGATGACGTGCTGGTGCTCGACCGCGGCCGGGCAGGTGTGTCGGTAGACGTGCCGGAAAACCTCGATCCCACCCGGCGTTCCGGGCGCGTTCGGCTGACCAAGGTGACCATCAGCGCCGACGACATCCTGCCGGGGGCACGCGAATCGGCGCTGGCGCGGGCACGGACGTTGCTGGCCGCAGAGGCGGTCGGCGGCGCGGCCGACTGCGTCGACGCCGCCGTCGCCTACGCCAAGGTGCGGCAGCAATTCGGCCGCACCATCGCGACTTTCCAAGCGGTGAAACATCATTGCGCCAACATGCTGGTGGCGGTGGAGTCCGGGATCGCCGCGGTGTGGGATGCCGCCCGTGCGGCATCCGAAGATGAAGAACAGTTCCGCCTGATCGCGGCGGTGGCCGCGGCGCTGGCGTTTCCGGCCTATGCGCGCAACGCCGAGCTCAATATCCAGGTGCACGGCGGCATCGGCTTCACCTGGGAGCACGATGCCCACCTGCACCTGCGCCGGGCGCTGGTGACGGCTGGATTGCTGGGCGGAGACGCGCCGGCCCGCGATGTTTTCGACCGCGCCGCCGCCGGAGCCACCCGCGCCAACAGCCTGGACCTGCCGCCCGAGGCCGAAGAGTTGCGCATCCGGATCCGCGCCGACGCCGCCGAGATCGCGGCCCTGGACAAGAAGGCGCAACTGGACAAGCTGATCGAGACCGGGTACGTGATGCCGCACTGGCCCATACCGTGGGGCCGAGCCGCGGATGCGGTAGAGCAGTTGGTGATCGAGGAGGAGTTCGGTAAGGCCGGCATCAAACGCCCGGACTACTCGATCACCGGCTGGGTGATCCTGACCCTGATCCAGCATGGAACAGCATGGCAAGTCGAAAGATTCGTGGAGAAGGCGCTGCGTCAGGAAGAAATCTGGTGCCAGTTGTTCTCCGAGCCCGACGCCGGCTCGGACGCGGCGTCGGTCAAGACCCGCGCCACCCGGGTGGACGGCGGCTGGAAGATCAACGGGCAGAAGGTGTGGACCAGCGGGGCACAGTATTGCGCCCGCGGCCTGGCCACCGTGCGCACCGACCCCGACGTCCCCAAGCACGCCGGCATCACCACCGTGATCATCGACATGAAATCGCCCGGCGTCGAGGTGCGCCCGCTGCGACAGATCACCGGCGGATCGGAATTCAACGAGGTGTTCTTCAACGACGTGTTCGTCCCCGACGAGGACGTCGTCGGAGCGCCCAACTCCGGGTGGACGGTCGCGCGGGCGACGCTGGGCAACGAGCGAGTCAGTATCGGCGGCAGTGGGTCGTTCTACGAAGGGCTGGCAGCCAAACTGGTGCAGCTGGCCCAACGGGGAGCAGATCGGTTGGCGGGAGCCGAGGTTCGGGTCGGGTACTTTCTGGCCGAAGATCACGCGCTACGGCTGCTGAACCTGCGTCGTGCGGCGCGCAGCGTCGAAGGTGCGGGCCCGGGACCGGAAGGCAATGTCACCAAACTGAAGCTGGCCGAGCACATGATCGAAGGCGCTGCCCTCTCGGCGGCATTGCTGGGGCCCGAGATCGCGCTGCTCGAGGGTCCTGGTGCGGTGGTCGGCCGGATGGTCATGGGCGCGCGCGGCATGGCGATCGCGGGGGGTACTTCCGAGGTGACCCGCAACCAGATCGCCGAGCGGATTCTGGGCATGCCGCGCGACCCGTTGATCAACTGA